One window from the genome of Novipirellula caenicola encodes:
- a CDS encoding DUF1501 domain-containing protein, with protein MTNPHINRRDLLSRSALGLGSLALAGVLGDDQLLASETGTPGSLAARSPHFPGRAKRVIHFFLNGGPSHVDTFDPKPALAKYAGQPLANTLTTERKTGAAFPSPFSFKRYGESGIEVSELFSRTAQHIDDIAVIRSMYAQVPNHEPSLMLMNCGDSVQTRPSMGSWLMYGLGTENQNLPGFISMCPGGLPIKDNENWQSAFLPGAFQGTYIDSQHREFRKLIENIEHPQVSNDVQRRQLDLLRRWNHQHLQPRHDAQLQARIQSYELAFRMQQDAREAFELADEPQHILDLYGSGVHGRQTLIARRLLERGVRYVQLWHGAGQPWDNHDKIEDNHRKLAGELDQPIAGLLTDLKQRGMLDDTLVLWGGEFGRTPTVELGSGGASLLGRDHNHWGFSVWMAGGGIKGGTVYGATDEFGFRAEQNRTSVHDLHATMLHCLGLDHERLTYRYAGRDFRLTDVHGNVIHDILA; from the coding sequence ATGACAAACCCGCATATCAACCGCCGTGATTTACTGTCGCGGTCCGCACTTGGCCTGGGCTCATTGGCGCTGGCGGGCGTGTTGGGCGACGATCAATTGCTGGCATCCGAAACAGGCACGCCGGGGTCGCTGGCTGCGCGATCGCCTCATTTTCCTGGTCGTGCAAAGCGTGTTATTCACTTTTTTCTTAATGGAGGGCCGTCGCATGTCGACACGTTTGACCCGAAACCCGCGTTGGCGAAGTACGCCGGCCAACCGCTCGCTAACACGCTGACGACCGAACGCAAAACCGGTGCCGCGTTTCCATCCCCCTTTTCGTTTAAACGATATGGAGAATCGGGGATCGAAGTGAGCGAATTGTTCTCGCGAACCGCGCAACATATTGATGATATCGCCGTCATCCGCTCGATGTACGCCCAGGTCCCCAATCACGAACCGTCGCTGATGCTGATGAATTGTGGCGACTCCGTTCAAACGCGACCCAGTATGGGATCGTGGCTGATGTATGGCCTGGGGACCGAAAACCAGAACCTACCCGGATTTATTTCGATGTGCCCCGGAGGTTTGCCCATCAAAGACAACGAGAACTGGCAGTCCGCGTTTCTGCCGGGCGCGTTTCAGGGCACCTACATCGATTCGCAGCATCGTGAGTTTCGCAAGCTCATTGAAAACATTGAACATCCTCAGGTGTCAAACGATGTCCAGCGACGGCAATTGGATCTACTTCGCCGCTGGAACCACCAACACCTACAGCCCCGCCACGACGCTCAATTGCAAGCCAGGATTCAGTCGTATGAGCTGGCGTTTCGCATGCAGCAGGATGCCCGAGAAGCGTTTGAGCTGGCGGACGAACCGCAGCATATTTTGGATCTTTATGGCTCTGGCGTCCACGGGCGTCAAACGCTGATCGCGCGGCGATTGCTCGAACGCGGAGTGCGGTATGTGCAATTGTGGCACGGCGCGGGTCAACCTTGGGACAACCACGATAAGATTGAAGACAACCACCGCAAACTGGCTGGCGAGTTGGACCAGCCGATTGCGGGACTGCTTACCGATTTGAAGCAGCGAGGCATGTTGGACGACACGCTGGTGCTGTGGGGCGGCGAATTTGGACGCACGCCGACGGTGGAATTGGGCTCCGGCGGCGCCTCGCTGCTAGGTCGTGACCACAATCACTGGGGATTCAGCGTCTGGATGGCTGGAGGTGGAATCAAAGGGGGAACGGTCTACGGCGCAACGGACGAATTTGGCTTCCGAGCAGAACAGAATCGCACCAGTGTGCATGATTTGCATGCCACGATGCTGCATTGCTTGGGGCTCGATCACGAGCGTTTGACCTATCGGTATGCCGGCCGTGATTTTCGCTTGACCGATGTCCATGGCAACGTGATTCACGATATCTTGGCATGA
- a CDS encoding tetratricopeptide repeat protein, translating into MRTSIALGLLILSVAAACCAGCKQNHAPQDDEPTSPLTAMNEEIRQGRWDQAWRLSDAVLTDHRDDHQVLAKLARVAFESDHPNESADLLMAACRAEAFKNETRIQQAVVAAIFVGRLFDAIDFLTAAVTAQPEQLQTRRLIFDLLMGMENRTLAEPHGRYLVLNRRFDVELLTSLCNTGRNPPEPDSLAKIVARNPNDKRPLIPQAMIAMDQGLYADAIMKLEEILDAHPESVQSQILLGEAIVEAGKYDSLDSWAARLQGAYKEEVGYWQTVGDWASHQNDHCGAARCYWEATQRDSYVLDAWTGLRTALNQLQNCDANVTSETLESIDRCIERLKRLRQARHRFVRSRSISRATAVEIALILSELGRLWEAEAWLTVALTLPEDPSTDVTAARDAVVSKMSKQTPWQVQQGHPELQIDLSHLALPAVAHRN; encoded by the coding sequence ATGCGAACGTCGATTGCGTTAGGCCTCCTGATTCTCAGCGTCGCGGCGGCCTGTTGTGCAGGGTGCAAGCAGAATCACGCACCGCAAGACGACGAACCAACATCGCCGTTGACGGCAATGAATGAGGAAATACGACAAGGTCGATGGGACCAGGCATGGCGTTTATCCGATGCCGTCCTAACCGACCACCGCGACGATCATCAAGTCCTCGCCAAACTCGCTCGCGTGGCTTTCGAAAGCGATCACCCGAATGAATCAGCTGACCTGTTGATGGCAGCATGTCGAGCCGAAGCGTTTAAGAATGAAACGCGAATACAGCAAGCGGTCGTCGCAGCGATCTTTGTCGGACGACTGTTTGACGCAATCGATTTTCTGACCGCCGCGGTCACGGCCCAGCCGGAACAGCTGCAAACGCGGCGACTGATTTTTGACCTGTTGATGGGAATGGAAAATCGCACGCTGGCCGAACCCCATGGCCGTTACTTAGTCCTGAATCGTCGGTTCGACGTCGAATTACTTACGTCACTATGCAACACCGGCCGAAATCCACCGGAACCCGATTCGTTGGCGAAGATTGTCGCCCGCAACCCAAATGACAAAAGGCCACTCATCCCACAGGCCATGATTGCGATGGATCAAGGACTGTACGCCGACGCGATCATGAAACTCGAAGAGATCTTGGATGCTCATCCCGAATCAGTCCAGTCGCAAATCTTGCTAGGCGAAGCCATCGTGGAAGCGGGCAAATACGACTCGCTCGATTCTTGGGCAGCTCGGCTGCAGGGTGCCTACAAAGAGGAGGTCGGCTATTGGCAGACCGTAGGCGACTGGGCTTCGCACCAGAATGACCACTGCGGCGCCGCCCGCTGCTATTGGGAAGCAACCCAACGTGACTCGTACGTCTTGGATGCCTGGACTGGGCTTCGTACCGCACTCAATCAATTGCAGAATTGTGATGCGAACGTCACTTCGGAAACGCTCGAGTCGATTGACCGCTGCATTGAACGACTCAAACGACTTCGCCAAGCACGCCATCGGTTTGTAAGATCAAGAAGCATATCGCGTGCGACCGCGGTGGAGATTGCCTTGATCCTGTCGGAGCTCGGCAGACTTTGGGAAGCGGAAGCATGGCTGACCGTCGCGTTGACATTACCCGAAGACCCAAGCACGGACGTCACAGCGGCCCGCGACGCAGTGGTCTCGAAAATGAGCAAACAGACCCCGTGGCAAGTCCAGCAAGGGCACCCTGAACTGCAAATCGATCTTTCGCATTTGGCGTTACCAGCGGTCGCACATCGCAACTAA
- a CDS encoding VCBS repeat-containing protein codes for MSHRRYDCLQLWIASCGLAIVLLCVSAGCSDVSSTVPSTKPALSSTTADVNLSDSKSTAAAALVTQDAAEQQAFLTRMRPQVEAFCGDCHVMPKFANVDREHWPREVAKGFEFYRISGRTDLHVPDVQEVTDYFVSLAPEKLVMPATIAGNPFSVVDFQPTPIHKSVGRSVAAQPPCISSLKWVDLDSNGRRSLVYCDLGTATLYKYQPDQTNSAPQTLAVLYQPVQFELCDLNEDERMDLLVADLGEFLPADSDLGRVVWLKRQESGERFESIVLQEGLGRVTDVKPGDFDADGDTDILVAEFGWRKTGRILMLENTGVDEQGQPTFEMRVIDERHGTIETPVVDLNGDGHLDFVALISQEFEIVEAFINQGNGQFETQTIWRADDPMYGSARIELADVDGDGDTDVVYANGDSFDTGSKPYHSVQWLENQGVFPFQHHHITFMPGVLAIKLADFDQDGDLDIVAGALVPERFDASLEAAGVESLVLLEQVSSGEFKRTKIEVASNYHGAIEVGDFDGDGRTDIAVGNFLHFHPHLPSRQDFTLWMNQGKR; via the coding sequence ATGTCCCATCGTCGCTACGATTGCTTGCAGCTCTGGATTGCGTCGTGCGGTTTGGCGATTGTGTTGCTTTGCGTTTCGGCGGGGTGCAGCGATGTGTCGTCAACGGTGCCGTCAACCAAGCCGGCATTAAGTTCCACGACGGCAGACGTTAATTTATCTGATTCGAAATCGACCGCTGCCGCAGCACTAGTGACGCAAGATGCAGCCGAGCAACAGGCGTTTCTGACGCGAATGCGGCCTCAGGTCGAAGCGTTCTGTGGCGATTGCCACGTGATGCCCAAGTTCGCAAATGTGGACCGCGAGCATTGGCCGCGAGAAGTCGCCAAAGGCTTTGAGTTTTATCGGATTTCAGGGCGTACGGATTTGCATGTCCCCGATGTCCAAGAGGTCACCGACTACTTCGTCTCGCTGGCTCCTGAAAAACTGGTGATGCCCGCCACCATTGCGGGGAATCCCTTTTCGGTGGTTGATTTCCAGCCGACGCCGATTCACAAGTCGGTGGGCCGCAGCGTTGCAGCACAGCCGCCGTGCATCAGTTCGCTAAAATGGGTTGATTTGGATTCAAACGGTCGCCGGTCGCTTGTGTATTGTGACCTTGGGACGGCGACGCTCTACAAATATCAACCGGATCAAACGAACAGCGCACCGCAAACGTTGGCCGTGCTGTATCAGCCAGTGCAATTTGAACTGTGTGATCTGAACGAAGACGAACGGATGGATCTGCTGGTCGCCGACCTCGGCGAGTTCTTGCCAGCGGACAGCGATCTGGGGCGTGTCGTCTGGTTAAAGCGACAGGAATCCGGCGAGCGTTTCGAGTCGATTGTTTTGCAAGAGGGTCTCGGGCGAGTGACCGATGTGAAGCCTGGCGACTTTGACGCCGACGGAGATACGGACATCCTGGTTGCTGAGTTTGGTTGGCGAAAAACCGGTCGAATTTTGATGCTGGAAAACACCGGCGTGGACGAACAGGGGCAACCCACATTTGAGATGCGGGTGATCGACGAACGACATGGAACCATCGAAACGCCGGTCGTTGATCTCAATGGCGATGGGCATCTCGACTTTGTCGCGTTGATCAGCCAAGAGTTCGAAATTGTCGAGGCATTCATCAATCAAGGGAACGGTCAGTTTGAAACGCAAACCATTTGGCGAGCCGATGATCCGATGTACGGGTCGGCCCGAATTGAATTGGCGGATGTGGACGGCGACGGCGATACCGATGTCGTCTACGCAAATGGTGATTCCTTTGACACTGGTTCGAAACCCTATCACTCGGTGCAGTGGCTAGAGAATCAGGGCGTCTTTCCGTTCCAGCATCATCACATCACGTTCATGCCGGGAGTGCTGGCAATCAAGCTGGCAGACTTTGATCAGGATGGCGATTTGGACATTGTCGCCGGCGCGTTGGTGCCCGAGCGATTCGATGCGTCATTGGAAGCTGCCGGCGTTGAATCGTTGGTTCTGCTCGAACAAGTTTCCTCGGGTGAATTTAAACGCACCAAGATCGAGGTGGCGTCGAATTACCATGGTGCCATCGAAGTGGGGGATTTCGATGGCGACGGACGCACCGATATCGCGGTTGGGAATTTCTTGCATTTCCATCCCCATTTGCCTTCACGCCAGGACTTTACCCTGTGGATGAACCAGGGTAAACGGTGA